A portion of the Simkania negevensis Z genome contains these proteins:
- a CDS encoding DUF2000 domain-containing protein gives MNPFQQKMIAVMNQSLEAGVALNALAHMCMGLGASLGPTDLLLMDYADKNENAHPNISKMPLIVLRANSNKIRATRQAAIENGIAFTDYLDTMIGGTWEEQAQNTRQKNDEELTYYGIMLFGKWETVSELTKKFSLWK, from the coding sequence ATGAATCCATTTCAGCAAAAAATGATTGCCGTTATGAATCAAAGCTTGGAAGCAGGTGTTGCTCTCAATGCCCTTGCACACATGTGTATGGGACTAGGTGCTTCACTAGGGCCAACTGACCTCCTACTGATGGATTATGCTGACAAGAATGAAAACGCTCATCCCAACATTTCTAAAATGCCTTTAATCGTCTTGCGCGCCAATTCAAATAAGATTCGAGCCACACGCCAAGCTGCAATTGAAAACGGGATCGCCTTCACCGACTACCTCGATACGATGATCGGGGGCACTTGGGAAGAGCAGGCACAAAATACGCGTCAAAAAAACGATGAAGAACTGACCTACTATGGCATCATGCTATTTGGAAAGTGGGAAACAGTTTCCGAATTGACGAAGAAATTTTCCCTTTGGAAATAA
- a CDS encoding branched-chain amino acid transporter permease produces MTISTFIFITIGLAIMVFFTRALPFLFSKQLRSSRLAQVLSRSLPLAIMLLLALHGVRTSSSHTAALIGIGMTAFIHLTFKQPIISIFAGTATYVLLIRYFGG; encoded by the coding sequence ATGACAATCTCCACTTTCATTTTCATCACTATTGGACTTGCAATCATGGTTTTTTTCACACGCGCCCTTCCCTTTCTCTTTTCAAAACAGCTTAGATCAAGTAGGCTGGCGCAAGTTCTTTCCCGCTCTCTTCCTCTCGCGATCATGCTTTTGCTTGCCTTACACGGTGTCCGCACCAGTTCCAGTCACACAGCAGCGCTCATCGGTATAGGAATGACTGCATTCATCCACTTGACCTTTAAACAGCCTATCATTAGTATCTTTGCCGGAACTGCAACTTACGTCTTATTGATCCGCTATTTTGGAGGTTAA
- a CDS encoding AzlC family ABC transporter permease: protein MVRLPFLTALKDSVATFFAYFPLGIVFGILFVTELSLPWYLAPLMSLLVLAGAIQFVAIGIFAAHGSILGFFITSLFVALRNSFYGLSVLHRYEKVSFWPRQYLIFGLVDATYSIVQHHGERKNEIPYLFHLTWVIHFYWVSGTFIGAYFGKGFFQIPGLEFSLTALFTVFFIEQWKKCKDLSIALVALLGFGLGVIFFHNQAFIFGILITLFYICLRFFLKESKKS, encoded by the coding sequence ATGGTCCGACTTCCTTTTTTAACCGCCTTAAAAGATTCAGTTGCGACTTTTTTTGCTTACTTTCCTCTCGGGATCGTCTTTGGAATTCTCTTTGTTACAGAACTTAGCCTCCCTTGGTATTTGGCACCTTTGATGAGCCTTCTGGTTTTAGCTGGTGCAATTCAATTTGTTGCCATCGGAATTTTTGCTGCTCATGGGTCTATTTTAGGATTTTTCATCACCTCTCTCTTTGTCGCTCTTAGAAACAGTTTTTATGGTCTGTCAGTTCTTCACAGGTATGAAAAGGTCAGCTTTTGGCCCCGTCAATATCTCATCTTTGGCCTAGTTGATGCGACTTACTCTATTGTTCAACACCATGGAGAACGAAAAAATGAAATCCCCTACCTATTTCACCTCACTTGGGTGATTCATTTTTATTGGGTGAGCGGTACATTTATTGGGGCGTATTTTGGAAAGGGGTTTTTTCAAATTCCTGGGCTTGAATTTTCTCTCACAGCTCTTTTCACAGTCTTTTTCATCGAGCAGTGGAAGAAATGTAAAGACCTTTCGATTGCACTTGTTGCCCTGTTAGGTTTTGGTCTTGGGGTGATTTTCTTCCATAACCAAGCTTTTATCTTTGGTATCCTCATCACGCTCTTTTACATCTGCCTTAGATTCTTTTTGAAGGAAAGTAAGAAATCATGA
- a CDS encoding diacylglycerol/lipid kinase family protein, translating to MKRFFKILLICLCLFCVGAKSPPKKKVCFIVNPISGTGKNKKIKPLIKKHLDRKQFEYKIFYTDRPKHATELAQKALEKKFEVVVAVGGDGTINEVAQGLIGSPAALGIIPTGSGNGLARHFKIPSDPKLAIEIINENHDQWIDTVKINQESYIGVAGIGFDAEVSHAFSELGKRGFSSYIKVVLSELPNYQPQAYELVIDGKPLVEKAFLICFANSKQYGNNAFIAPHAEIDDGYLDVIILKEFPKHATPKLVHDLFNRQIEDSKYTIALKCQEVIIKKPLHYLHLDGEPMQFNEDVYIRILPSSLKILTPTEKEKWSDFLF from the coding sequence ATGAAACGGTTTTTTAAAATTCTTCTTATCTGCCTTTGCCTCTTTTGTGTGGGAGCCAAAAGCCCTCCGAAAAAAAAGGTGTGTTTCATTGTCAATCCGATTTCTGGAACCGGAAAAAATAAGAAGATCAAACCGCTTATCAAAAAGCATCTCGATCGGAAACAATTCGAATATAAAATCTTTTATACCGATCGACCCAAGCACGCAACAGAACTGGCTCAAAAAGCCCTCGAAAAAAAATTCGAAGTCGTCGTGGCAGTTGGTGGCGATGGAACCATCAACGAAGTGGCTCAAGGACTCATTGGATCGCCTGCAGCCTTGGGAATCATCCCAACGGGTTCAGGTAACGGTCTTGCTCGTCACTTTAAAATCCCAAGTGATCCTAAGCTTGCTATCGAAATCATCAATGAAAACCACGACCAGTGGATCGACACCGTCAAAATCAATCAAGAGTCGTATATTGGGGTAGCTGGGATCGGATTTGATGCCGAAGTCAGCCATGCTTTTTCTGAACTGGGAAAGCGAGGTTTTTCGTCTTATATCAAAGTCGTCCTCAGCGAGCTTCCGAACTACCAACCTCAAGCGTATGAGCTTGTCATCGACGGTAAACCCCTCGTCGAAAAAGCATTTCTCATCTGCTTTGCCAACAGTAAGCAATACGGCAACAATGCCTTCATTGCCCCTCACGCTGAAATTGACGATGGCTATCTGGACGTGATCATCTTAAAAGAATTTCCCAAACACGCCACCCCTAAACTCGTTCACGACCTTTTCAATAGACAAATTGAAGATTCGAAATACACCATCGCTCTCAAATGCCAAGAGGTGATCATCAAAAAGCCTTTGCATTACCTCCATCTCGACGGGGAACCCATGCAATTCAATGAAGATGTCTACATCCGCATCCTTCCTTCCTCTTTGAAAATTCTAACACCAACGGAAAAAGAAAAATGGTCCGACTTCCTTTTTTAA